A window of Microbacterium sp. BK668 genomic DNA:
ACGGCGCGGCGGTCGCCAGCGACGACGGCGTCATCGCGCGGATCCCGGATGCCACGGCCGAGCCGCCGGGCGCCGAGCTCTTCGTCTTCGATCCCGATGAGCTCGAGCACATCGTCACCGACGAGGTCGGCGGGTCGGCGCTGTTCGCGTCGCGTTTCCGCGAGTGCGCGGCGCGCGCCCTTCTCCTGCCCCGCACCAACCCGAATCGTCGCAGCCCGCTGTGGCAGCAGCGGCAGCGCTCTGCCCAGCTGCTCGAGGTCGCGCGGCGGTACCCGACCTTCCCGATCATCCTCGAGACGCTCCGGGAGGTGCTGCAGGACGTCTACGACGTCCCCGCTCTGCTGCGGATCGCGAAGAGCATCGGCGATCGACGCATCCGCCTCGTCGAGACCGAGCCCGCGCAGCCGTCGCCGTACGCGCGCGACCTGCTCTTCGGCTACGTCGGCGCCTTCATGTACGAGGGCGACTCTCCGCTGGCCGAGCGCCGGGCGGCCGCGCTCTCGGTCGATCCGGCGCTCCTGTCCGAGCTCCTCGGCAAGGTCGAGATGCGCGAGCTCCTGGATCCGGCGATCATCGCCCAGTTCGAGCGCGAGGTGCAGCGCCTCGAACCCGAGCGGAGGGCGCGCGGAGTCGAAGGGGTGGCCGATCTGCTCCGGATGCTGGGCCCGATGGATGCCGCGGAGGTCGCCGCGAGGCTCCAGCCCGCCGATGCCGTCGCGGCTGCCGATGGGCCGGCGCCGCCCGCCGTCCGGTCGTTGAGCGAGGAGCGCAGCGACGAGACGAAACGCGCCGACCGCTCGACCAGCGCAGGAGACGGGTCGATGGATCCTGTCACCGGCGAGTGGTGGGACGAGGACGAGGAGCTCGACCCTTCGACGAGCTCAGGGACCAGCGAGAGCTCGGAGACCCCAGGTGGCGGGTGGTCGGCGGAGCCGCACGCGACCGAGGCGGAGGCATCCGCGCATCTGACGGCCCTCATCGACGCGCGGCGAGCCATCCCGGTGACGATCGCCGGCGTCACGCGGGTCGCCGCGATCGAAGACGCCGGTCGCCTGCGCGACGCGCTCGGAGCCGCGCTCCCGGTCGGAATCCCGACCGCCTTCCTCGATCCGCTCGCCGATCCCCTCGGCGACCTCGTGGCCCGTCACGCCCGCACGCACGGCCCGTTCCCGGCCGAGGCCGTCGCCGCCCGGCTGGGTCTCGGCGTCGCCGTCATCCGCCACACGCTGCAGCGGCTGGAGTCGCAGGGGCGCATCGCGAGCGGATTCTTCCTGCCCGACCCCTCGTCAGGCTCGGGGACCGGAGCCGGCTCGGGGACCGGAGCCGGCTCGGGGGCCGGTGAGGCCGCACGCGGCGACGACCTGGAATGGTGCGACACGGAGGTGCTGCGGCGCCTGCGCATGCGGTCGCTCGCTGCCATCCGCGGAAGCGTCGAGCCGGTCTCGCAGGAGGCGTACGCGCGGTTCCTGCCCTCGTGGCAGCACCTCACGCGCCCGCTCGAGGGAATCGACGGCGTCGCGGCCGTCATCGAGCAGCTCGCGGGCGTCCCCATCCCGGCGAGCGCGTGGGAGTCGCTCGTGCTGCCGGCGCGCGTGTCGGACTACACCCCCTCGATGCTCGACGAGCTCACCGCGACGGGCGAGGTCATCTGGTCCGGTCACGGATCGCTTCCCGGCCGAGACGGCTGGATCGCCCTGCACCCGGCGGACGGCGCGCCGCTCACGCTCGCGCCGCCGAGCGAGGAGATCGCGCACGGCAGCCTCGAGAGCCAGCTGCTCGAGGCGCTCGCGGGCGGCGGTGCGTACTTCGTCGCGCAGCTGAAGCAGGCGACGGGAGCGGAGAACGAGCAGTCGGTCATCGACGCGCTCTGGAGCCTCACGTGGGCGGGCCGCGTCACCAACGACACGTTCGCCCCGATCCGGACCCTCCTCACCGGTGGCTCGCAGGCGCACCGGGTCACCCGCCGCGCGCCTCGGGCCCGGATGTACCGCGGCGCCGCGGTGCGGACGGTCGCGGCATCCGTCCCTCCCCGTCCCCCCGCCATCGGCGGCCGATGGTCGCTTCTCCCTCCCGCCGAGATCGACACGGCGCTCCGGGCGACGGCGTCGGCGAGCCTCCTGCTCGACCGCTACGGCGTCGTGACGCGCGGCGCCGTGCAGTCCGAGGGGCTCCCCGGCGGATTCGCGCAGGCGTACCGGGTGCTGGCCGGGTTCGAGGAGGCCGGGCACTGCCGCCGGGGCTACGTCATCGAGAAGCTGGGAGCGGCGCAGTTCGCCGCCTCGGCCACCGTCGACCGGCTCCGTGAGTTCGCGGGGCTCCCCGACCCCGCGCCGCTTCGGCCCGTGACGCTCGCCGCCACCGATCCCGCGAATCCGTACGGGGCAGCCCTGGCGTGGCCTGCGCTCGAGGGGGTGAGCCACCGCCCGGGCCGGAAGGCCGGCGGCATCGTCGTGCTCGTCGACGGCGCGCTGACCCTCTACCTCGAACGGGGCGGCAAGTCCGCGCTCGCGTTCACCGACGACGAGCAGCGCCTGGCCGCCGCCGCGCGCGACCTCGCCGCGACCGCCCGCGCTCGCCGGCTCGACACGCTCACCGTCGAGCAGGTCAACGGGGCATTCGTCTACACCGCCCCGACCGGCGCGGCGCTGCGCGAGGCCGGGTTCGTCGAGTCGCCGCGCGGATTGACGCTCCGCCGCCTGACCGCCGGCGATGCGGCACGAGCGGCGGCGCATGCCTGAGGGCGACACCGTCTTCCGCGCCGCCCGGCGGCTGAACGAGGCGCTGGCCGGCTCGGAGGTCACCCGCTTCGAGCTGCGCGTTCCCCAGGCGGCGACCGTCGACCTTCGCGGCGAGGTGGTGCACGACGTGGTCTCGCGCGGCAAGCACCTGCTCCACCGCATCGGCGAGTGGACCCTGCACTCGCACCTCAAGATGGAGGGTGAGTGGCACGTGTACCGCCCGGGGGAGCGCTGGCGCGCGCCCGCGTTCAAGGCGCGGGCAGTGATCGGCACGGCCCGCGCCGAGACCGTCGGCTTCGACCTCGCCGACATCGAAGTGGTCCCGACCCGCGAGGAGGGCCGGCTCGTCGACCACCTCGGTCCCGACCCGCTCTCGGACGCGTGGGATCCGGCCGAGGCCGCCCGCCGGTTCGGGGCCGACTCTAGAGCCGCGCACGTCGCGATCCAGGATCAGCGCAACATCGCCGGCTTCGGCAACGAGTATGCCAACGAGATCCTGTTCGTGCGCGGCATCCTTCCCACCCGTCCCGCAACCGAGACCGATGCCGCGGCCGTCGTGGATCTCGGGGCGCGGATGATCCGGGCCAACCGCGACCGCTCGGGCCGCACCTTCACGGGCGACGCGCGCCCGGGGCGGGCGACGTGGGTGTACCGCCGCGAGGGCCGCCCGTGCCGGCGCTGCGGGACGACGATCCTCGGCAGCACCCTCGGCGCCGACCCCACGCGCGAGCGCATCGTCTTCTGGTGCCCGAACTGCCAGCGCTGACCTCCACGTGCTGACGCGACGTCCTGCCGGGGTTATCGCATGCGCTCGCGCAATCCGCAAGCGTCTAGGTGACGAATAGAGGTATGAGGCCCAATAGGGGCAGAGGTCATGCACGGGAATGAATTTCCGGGCATTCGGGTTATTCCTATGCTCGGCGCCATCCGGCGCTGCAGGAGGGGACAGTGGGCAAGAACTACATCGACATCGAGAACGACCGCGGTGAGACCCTGCGCTATCGGAAGCACGCCAACGGCCGTGGCTTGATCGCGCACGGCGCGAAGGTGCACCCGAGCGCCGTGGTCGAAGCGGGAGCGTATGTCGAGCCGGGCGTCCAGATCGCCGCGGGGGCACATGTCGGTCGTGGAGTGTGGGTCGAGAGCGACGCCGTCATCGGCCCGGAGGCCGACATCGCTCCCCACGCGCACATCGGCGCCGGAGCCGCCATCGGCGCCGGGGCGAAGATCGGCGTGCGCACGCAGGTAGGGCGCGAGGCTCGCGTCGCGGTGGGCTCGCTCATCGGCGACGACGAGACCATCGGCGACGGCGAGCGCGTCGCCACCGACCGACGCGGACTGCGTCTGGCGGCCTGACCGGCGCGACCCAGCCGGGCTCTGTCTCAGGGCCCGGCTTTCGTTCGCCCTCCGCGCCCCCGGGCACCCCGCCGCCGCGCGACGAGCGCCGCCGGAGTGTCAGCACCGCCCCCTAGGATCGCCGCGTGACCACGCGCGTGCTGATCGCCGTTCTCGTGCTCGTCGTCGCCGGCGGAGTGGCCTGGTGGTACGGCATGCGCGACGAGGCGACGGTCGCCCCGTCCGCCTCCGCGGCCCCGACCGCGCCGGCGGCGATGCCCGCGCCGCCGGACGAGGCGTTCCGCATGACGGTCGAGTCCGTCCACGACGGCGACACCCTCCGCGCGCACGTCGACGCGCCCAACCGGGTCGTCACCGACCTGTCGTCGACGCGCGTGCGTCTGCTCGGCGTCGACACCCCGGAGATCTCGCCGGAGCCCGAATGCTGGAGCGCAGAGGCGACGGCGCGGCTCGCGGAGCTGACGCCGCCCGGGTCGACGATCTGGGTCGCTCCCGACGTCGAGCCGCTCGACCGGTACGGCCGCCACCTGCTCTACGTCTGGACCCCGGACGGGCGCTTCGTGAACGGGGAGCTGGTCGCGCGCGGCGACGCCCGCACGGAGGTCTACGCGCCGAACACGCTGCACGAGCCGCTGCTGCGCAGCCTCGAAGCGGGCGCCCACGCAGCATCCTCCGGGCGGTGGGGCGCGTGCGGCTGACCTCCACGCCGAGCACGAGCCTTCGGCGCCACGCTCGTCGGCCGCCCGCAGTAGACCGACCGCTCGCCCTCAGGCGAAGAGGAAGAGCACGAATCCGACGAGCGGCAGCGTGCCCTGGATCAGCGCCGCTCGCAGGTACTTCGACCCGGTCGTCGTCAGGACGAGCGCCGCCCCGACCATCGAGCCGAGGCTGAAGAGCACGAGCGTGCGACCCGCGACATCCGCGACGGTGTCGGGGCCACCGGCCCAGAACAGCACGAGCCCGATGACGACGCCGACGGCGAGGAAGAGGTTGTAGAAGCCCTGGTTGTAGGCCATCGGCTTCGTCGCATCAGCCGTCGCCTGATCGGCGACGCCGAAGCGCCTCCACACTCGCGGCTGCGTCCACTGCACGCTCTCCATGACGAAGATGTACACGTGCAGGAGGGCCGCGAGGGCCGCGAACACCGTCGCGAGGATGGCCACCATGACCGAACGATAGCGCCCGGCTACTCTGGCGGCATGGCGAAGAGCGGCGGTTCGCGAGGCGCGCCCCGGCACGGGAAGGGCGGCCGGAAGGCGGATGCCTCGTCCCCGCGCCGCGGCGGCGGGCGCGCTCGCTCGGCGCGGTCCTCGACCGCCGCTCGTCCGACCCCTCGTGCTGAGCCGGCGGCGCCCGAGCCGACGCGCTTCGTCCTCGGCGCGATGCCCGGCGCGACACCCGGGAGATGGATCGACACCTGGCGCGAGCGGATGCCGCATGTCGAGCTCGAGCTGCGACCGGTGGAGGTCGCGCACCAGCGCGAGGAGCTGCTGTCGGGCGAGGTCGATGCGGCGCTGGTCCGCCTGCCCCTGGACGCGGACGGGCTCCACGTCATCCCCCTCTACGAGGAGCAGGCCGTCGTGGTCGTGTCGAAGGTCTCCCACCTGACGGCGGCGGACGAGCTCGACCTGGGCGACCTCGAGGGCGAGGTCGTCCTCACGCCCGCCGACGACGTCCTCGGCTTCACGGTGCCCGGGGCGGTCGCGCCGGTCTTCGAGGCGCCCGCCACGACGGCCGACGCCATCGCGACGGTCGCCGCCGGGGTCGGTGCCGTGATCGTGCCGATGTCGTTGGCGCGGCTGCACCAGCGGCGGGACGCGGCATCCATCCCTCTCCGCGACGGACCCGCCTCGCAGGTGGCCCTCGCATGGCCTGCCGCCCGCACGACGCCGCACGTGGAGGTGTTCGTCGGGATCGTCCGAGGGCGCACGGCCAACTCGTCCCGCACGTGACCTCCGCGCGAGGCTATCGGGCGCGCGGCCTTCGCGGCGGATCGTGACGCTGAGACCGCCCCGTGCGGAACGCGGCGCCTAGACTTCCGGCATGACGCGTGCCCCGCTGCTCTACGTGTGCGTGCGCCCACAGCAGGGCGCCGCGGCCGCCGAGTACGAGTCGTTCCGCCAGGCGATGCGCCTCGACGAGTCGCAGCTCGCCCAGCACGACCTCGTGCGGGCCCCGCTCCCCGCCGACGTGTTCGACCGCTACAGCGGCTTCCTCGTGGGGGGCAGCCCCTTCAACGCGACGGACCCGGAGTCCACCAAGACCGACGTCCAGCGGCGCCTCGAGAAGGACCTGACCACGATCGCCGAGCGCGCCGTGACCGCGACGACGGCGGCACTCTTCACGTGCTACGGCATCGGCGTCGTCACCAGGTATCTCGGCGGCGAGGTGAGCCGCGCGTACCCCGAGGACACCGGGCCGACCGCCGTCGAGGTCACCCGCGACGGTGCGGCCGATCCGCTCTTCGGCGAGCTCGCGACGCGGTTCTCTGCTCTCACCGCGCACAAGGAGGGCTCCGCGGAGCCGCCGCCGGGCGGCGTGCTGCTCGCGGCGAACGAGGGATGCCCCGTCCAGGCGTACCGCGTCGGCGAGACCCTCTACGCGACGCAGTTCCATCCCGAGCCGACGCCGCGGGCGTTCACGCAGCGCATGGCCGTGTACCGGGACGACGGCTACTTCGCCGCGCACGACTACGAGCGGATCGCGACGCAGGTGCTCGCAGCATCCGTCACCGAGCCGGTGCGGCTGCTGCGCGGCTTCGCCCGCCGGTTCGGCCCCGAGACCCCGCACTGACTCGCCGACGGGTCAGTGCGGTGTCTCGCCCATGCCGAGAGGCGGGTGCAGCAGGAGCGAGATCCGTTCCTCGACGTACCCCTCCAGCGGCACGAAGCCGCCCATCGCGCTCCAGCGGACGCTCGGCACTCCCGCGACGAGAGCAAGGGGACCGGATGCCGCGCCCTCGCCCACCGCGGCGAGGTCGATCGGCGTCCACCCGAGATGAACCGTCTGGCCCTCCGCGAACCCGCCCCGCCGCGCCGCCGCCGCGAGTTCGGCCCGCCGCCGCTGGGACTCCGCCGGATAGCCGCGGCGCACCTCCTCGTGGGCGCGGATGATGTCGCCCGTCGCGTAGACGGCGTCCTCGGACAGGAGGATCGCGCCGAGGTGCCACACCCAGCCGCGGGAGACGATGCGCGGAGCGCGCCGGATCCCGAGGATGCGCGCAGGCTCGATCAGCTCGCCGAGCCCCTCGCGGGGGATCACCTGCAGTCTCGTGCGCGCGCTGTCGAACAGCGCGAAGAGGCTCACGCGAGATCGTCCTGGAAGGTTGCGGGCGCCGTGAGGCGCTCCCGGCGCACAATCGTCCCGAGAAGGGGGTACAGGAGCACGGACAGCATCCCGGCCCCGACGAGGGCGGAAGCCAGCCCGCTCGAGATGAGCTTCTCGTCCACCCCGATCGCCGTGACGGCGACGATGATCGGCAGCCCCGTCGCGCCGTAGAGCGCGACCGCCATGCGATCGCGGCGCGAGGCGCCCACGGGCGCGGCGAGAGTCGAGGGCAGGCCGCGGATGAGGAGCAGCATGAGCAGTCCCACCGGCAGGAGGAGGAACAGCACCGGCTCGTCCAGCAGTGCTTGAAGGTCGAAGGTGATCCCCGTGTAGATGAAGAAGATCGGCACGAGGAAGCCGAACGCGACAGCCTCGACCTTGCTCTCCACGGCGTGACGGTCGTGCTCGGTCGCGTCCCTCATGGCCAGCCGCCAGACGACGCCCGCCGTGAAGGCGCCCAGGAGCATGTCGAGGTCGAGCACGATGCTGAGTGCCACCAGTACGGCGAGGGCGAAGGCCACGAAGCGCACGGCGAACTGCCCGGAGGTGTGCAGCGAGGCGCTGACCAGCCGGTGCAGCGCCCCCTGCGGGACGCGGAAGGCCCACCAGATCGCCACGGCCGCGACCGCGACGAACAGCAGGAGCACGATGGTCGCGATCCCGGGGTCGCGTCCGCCGAGGAAGAGCGAGATGGCGATGAGCGGTCCGAACTCGCCGACGGCGCCGATCGCCGAGATCGACCGTCCGAAGGGCGTGCGGAGCTCGCCCTCGTCGCGGAGTATCGGCAGGAGCGCGCCGAGAGCCGTCGAGCACAGTGCGACCCCGACCACCACCGCCGCCTCCCCCGGTGCGATGAGCCAGCCCGCCGCGATGCCGGCCGCCAGACTGACGAGCCAGCCGCCCGCTGCGCGACGGCCGGTTCTGCCCTGAAGGGCGGAGAGCTCGATCTCGGATCCTGCCATGAAGAAGAGCATCGCGAGGCCGAAGTTCGACAGGAGGTCGACGAAGTCCGACGGCTGCGCCCACCCGAGGAGAGCGGGACCGACGAGGATGCCGAGGAGGAGCTCGAACACGACGATCGGGACGCGCACCCAGCGTCCCAGGAAGCGGGCGACGAGTGGCGCCAGCACCGCGAGGACGAAGATGAGGAAGATCGTCGTTTGCTGCGTGCTCACGGGTTCAGGGTAGCGACGCGCGCTTCCCCGCGCGCCGGGCTCTCATCCTGGCCGGAGGGCCGCCGCAGTCGACCGCTGTGTTCGGCTCAGCGCGCGAGCTCCTCGACCGCGGCGCGGGCGGCTTCGGCCTTCTTGCTCGCGGCGCGGGCGACGGATGCCGCCTCCTCACGCTTCCCGTCCATGCGCTCGGCCTCGTCGTCTGCCTCGGCGGCCTCGCGCTCGAAGCGCGCGACGTCGGCCCGCAGCTCCTCGAGGCGCTCGTGCAGCAGGTCGGCACGCTCCCTCGCCTTGCCGAGCCGCGTCTCGATGCGGGCGAGCTCGCGCTGCGCCTCGGACTCGGCGCGCTCGGCCTCGCGGGCGGCCTTCTCCGCCTCCTTGCGCGCGCGGCGTTCGGCCAGGTCGTCCCGCGTCGGCGGGGGCGGCGCGGCGCCCCCGTCCGGCGCGGAGCCGCCCAGGGCGTCGGCGAGGTCGACGTGTTCGAACCCCGTCGCCTCGAGAGGCCGCACGAGGCGGCCGGTCATGACGGCGGCGGCGGCCGCGGCATCCATCACCGCTGCATTGATGGTCTTCTCGATGTCGTCCCGGGCCGCCGCGCCGACCGCGACGCCGCGCTCCCCGGCCAGGGCGACCGCCTGCGTGGAGAGCGCCCCGACGAGGGCGCGGCGCTGCGCGCCCAGGCGCGAGAGCTCTGCCGCGTCGAGGTCGTCCTGCGCCTCGCGCAGCGCCGAGGCGAGTTCGAGCGCCTCGCCGAGCTGGCCCTCACGCGCGAGCAGGCTCACGGCCCACGCCGCGACGGCGGGCTTGGGGAGCTTCTTCACCCGAGCACCGAGCGGGCGATCGGATGCCGAGGCCCGCGCGTTGCGCGCCGCGGTGAACTCCGATGGGGGCAGTGCGTAGAGCTCGACGGCGATCGCGTCGAGGTCGTCCTGCGCGGCGGGCTGCGGCATCCCGATCATTCTGCCGGTCCCCGTGCCGCCTCGCACGGCAGCCTGGGGCCGACCGGGTCAGATGGCGACGACAGCCGCCGGGCGGGGGCCATGGAGCTCGCGGTGCAGACGCTCCATGCGCTGGTCGAGCGCGGCGGCGGAGTCCGCCGCATCCTTCAGCTCGGAGAGCAGGCGGTCGGGCACCTGCCGGTCGTACTTGTAGTAGATCTTGTGCTCGAGGCTCGCCCAGAAGTCCATCGCGATCGTGCGGAACTGCACCTCGACGGGAACCTCGACGCGCCCCGTCGAGAGGAACACCGGCACCTCGATGATCGCGTGGAGGCTCTGATAGCCGTTCGGCTTCGGCTCGGCGATGTAGTCCTTCATCGTGACCAGGGTGATGTCGTCCTGGCGCACCAGGAGGTCGAACAGCCGGTAGACGTCGGTGACGAAGCTGCACGTGACCCGGATCCCCGCGATATCGGTGATGCCGGCGCGGATCGAGTCGAAGTCCGAGTCGATGCCCTTCCGCGCGACCTTCTCCACGATGCTGTCGGGCGACTTCAGCCGGCTCGAGACGTGCTCGATGGGGTTGTAGTCGTGCGTGTGCTCGAACTCCTCGCGAAGGATGCCGATCTTCGTCTCGATCTCCTGCATGCCGAAGCGGTACTCGAGCAGGAACCGCTGAAGCTCGTCGCGGATCGTGCGCAGTTCGGACGGCGAGATGGTGAGGGTCGCGTCATCCCCGGGGATCGCCATGCCCCCAACCTAGGCACACCGCCTATACGACTCCTGTGAGAGCGGATGACCGTCGCCGCTGCCACTCCGGCCGCATGGGCCCGCGTCACGCCGACGCGATGCGCGCGGCCTGACGGGCTGCGCCAAGGGCGACGTACTCTCCCGGCTCGGGCACCTCGACGGGGATGCCGAGCACCTGGGGTGCGATCGCGCGCACGGCCTCGGACTGCGCCCCGCCGCCGACGAGGAGCGCCCGCTCGAGGGGCACGCCGAGGGCGCGAAGGGCTTCGAGTCCGGCGCCGAGGCCCGACAGCATCCCCTCCACGGCGGCCCGGGCGAGGTTCTCGCGGGTCGTCGAGGCGAGCGTCATGCCGGTCAGCGACGCCGTCGCGTCGGGGAGGTTCGGGGTGCGCTCGCCCTCGAAGTACGGCACGAGGGCGAGGCCGGCCGCGCCCGGCTCGGCGGCGAGGGCCAGGCGCGAGAGCTCTGCGTGGTCGACGCCGAGGACGCGTCCGATCGCGTCGAGCACGCGCGCCGCGTTGAGGGTCGCGACGAGCGGCAGGAAGCGCCCGTCGGCATCGGCGAAGCCGGCGACGGTGCCCGTCGGGTCGATCGTGCGCTCCTCGCTCACGGCGAAGACCGTCCCCGACGTGCCGATCGACACGACGACGTCTCCGGGACGTGCACCGAGGCCGAGCGCGGCTCCGGCGTTGTCGCCCGCGCCGGGGCCGACCCGCCGGCCGGCCTCGTCCTCGACCCACTCGTCGGGTCCGAGCACGCGCGGAAGGAGCGCGTCGTGGCCGAGGGCGGCGACGAGCAGCTCGCGGTCGTAGGGATCGGGTCCGGAGGCGTCTGGGTTCCAATAACCGGTGCCCGAGGCATCCGAGCGATCCGTCACGAGCTCGTCGAGCACGGGCCCGCAGGGCGACTCGCCGGCGGGCCCGAAGCCGCGCAGGCGCCAGGTCAGCCAGTCGTGCGGCAGAGCGACCGCGGCGACGCGCGCGGCGTTCTCGGGCTCCTGGTCGCGGAGCCACTGAAGCTTGGTGATGGTGAAGCTCGCGAC
This region includes:
- a CDS encoding GMP synthase translates to MTRAPLLYVCVRPQQGAAAAEYESFRQAMRLDESQLAQHDLVRAPLPADVFDRYSGFLVGGSPFNATDPESTKTDVQRRLEKDLTTIAERAVTATTAALFTCYGIGVVTRYLGGEVSRAYPEDTGPTAVEVTRDGAADPLFGELATRFSALTAHKEGSAEPPPGGVLLAANEGCPVQAYRVGETLYATQFHPEPTPRAFTQRMAVYRDDGYFAAHDYERIATQVLAASVTEPVRLLRGFARRFGPETPH
- a CDS encoding GTP pyrophosphokinase family protein, with amino-acid sequence MAIPGDDATLTISPSELRTIRDELQRFLLEYRFGMQEIETKIGILREEFEHTHDYNPIEHVSSRLKSPDSIVEKVARKGIDSDFDSIRAGITDIAGIRVTCSFVTDVYRLFDLLVRQDDITLVTMKDYIAEPKPNGYQSLHAIIEVPVFLSTGRVEVPVEVQFRTIAMDFWASLEHKIYYKYDRQVPDRLLSELKDAADSAAALDQRMERLHRELHGPRPAAVVAI
- a CDS encoding transferase, whose translation is MGKNYIDIENDRGETLRYRKHANGRGLIAHGAKVHPSAVVEAGAYVEPGVQIAAGAHVGRGVWVESDAVIGPEADIAPHAHIGAGAAIGAGAKIGVRTQVGREARVAVGSLIGDDETIGDGERVATDRRGLRLAA
- a CDS encoding thermonuclease family protein — translated: MTTRVLIAVLVLVVAGGVAWWYGMRDEATVAPSASAAPTAPAAMPAPPDEAFRMTVESVHDGDTLRAHVDAPNRVVTDLSSTRVRLLGVDTPEISPEPECWSAEATARLAELTPPGSTIWVAPDVEPLDRYGRHLLYVWTPDGRFVNGELVARGDARTEVYAPNTLHEPLLRSLEAGAHAASSGRWGACG
- a CDS encoding DNA-formamidopyrimidine glycosylase family protein, whose product is MPEGDTVFRAARRLNEALAGSEVTRFELRVPQAATVDLRGEVVHDVVSRGKHLLHRIGEWTLHSHLKMEGEWHVYRPGERWRAPAFKARAVIGTARAETVGFDLADIEVVPTREEGRLVDHLGPDPLSDAWDPAEAARRFGADSRAAHVAIQDQRNIAGFGNEYANEILFVRGILPTRPATETDAAAVVDLGARMIRANRDRSGRTFTGDARPGRATWVYRREGRPCRRCGTTILGSTLGADPTRERIVFWCPNCQR
- a CDS encoding DUF1304 domain-containing protein is translated as MVAILATVFAALAALLHVYIFVMESVQWTQPRVWRRFGVADQATADATKPMAYNQGFYNLFLAVGVVIGLVLFWAGGPDTVADVAGRTLVLFSLGSMVGAALVLTTTGSKYLRAALIQGTLPLVGFVLFLFA
- a CDS encoding glutaminase; this translates as MSLFALFDSARTRLQVIPREGLGELIEPARILGIRRAPRIVSRGWVWHLGAILLSEDAVYATGDIIRAHEEVRRGYPAESQRRRAELAAAARRGGFAEGQTVHLGWTPIDLAAVGEGAASGPLALVAGVPSVRWSAMGGFVPLEGYVEERISLLLHPPLGMGETPH
- a CDS encoding cation:proton antiporter, which encodes MSTQQTTIFLIFVLAVLAPLVARFLGRWVRVPIVVFELLLGILVGPALLGWAQPSDFVDLLSNFGLAMLFFMAGSEIELSALQGRTGRRAAGGWLVSLAAGIAAGWLIAPGEAAVVVGVALCSTALGALLPILRDEGELRTPFGRSISAIGAVGEFGPLIAISLFLGGRDPGIATIVLLLFVAVAAVAIWWAFRVPQGALHRLVSASLHTSGQFAVRFVAFALAVLVALSIVLDLDMLLGAFTAGVVWRLAMRDATEHDRHAVESKVEAVAFGFLVPIFFIYTGITFDLQALLDEPVLFLLLPVGLLMLLLIRGLPSTLAAPVGASRRDRMAVALYGATGLPIIVAVTAIGVDEKLISSGLASALVGAGMLSVLLYPLLGTIVRRERLTAPATFQDDLA
- a CDS encoding LysR family substrate-binding domain-containing protein — encoded protein: MAKSGGSRGAPRHGKGGRKADASSPRRGGGRARSARSSTAARPTPRAEPAAPEPTRFVLGAMPGATPGRWIDTWRERMPHVELELRPVEVAHQREELLSGEVDAALVRLPLDADGLHVIPLYEEQAVVVVSKVSHLTAADELDLGDLEGEVVLTPADDVLGFTVPGAVAPVFEAPATTADAIATVAAGVGAVIVPMSLARLHQRRDAASIPLRDGPASQVALAWPAARTTPHVEVFVGIVRGRTANSSRT
- a CDS encoding DEAD/DEAH box helicase — encoded protein: MSDASSGSAHRVLERFSPATQDWFRGAFAQPTSAQTGAWDAISAGRHALVVAPTGSGKTLSAFLWAIDRVFREKSPEEPAPVPARGRKKRPDAAASPTRILYISPLKALGVDVERNLRSPLVGIGQSARRLGISVPEVSVGVRSGDTTSSDRRKLVSAPPDILITTPESLYLMLTSQAGQTLAGVHTVIIDEVHAVAATKRGAHLAVSLERLDALRESLQPGSPPAQRIGLSATVRPIDEVARFLGGAAPVEIVAPKASKAFDLRVVVPVDDMLNPPPPPGSEPDGDTGADDEGVSEDWFDTGRPVPESTEVTGSLWPHVEEAIVDRILQHRSTIVFVNSRRLGERLTGRLNEIYSERLGLDLPDATVPAAMMAQAGATAGANPVLAKAHHGSVSKEQRAQVEEELKSGVLRCVVATSSLELGIDMGAVDLVIQVEAPPSASSGLQRIGRAGHQVGEVSRAALFPKHRGDVLHTAIVTERMLAGRIEAIAVPQNPLDILAQQTVAACAVGPVDVEGWYETVKRSAPFRSLPRSAYEATLDLLAGRFPSDEFAELRPRVVWNRDLGVLTGRPGAQRIAVTSGGTIPDRGLFGVFVAGESSNARVGELDEEMVYESRVNDVFTLGTTSWRIVEITHDRVNVVPAFGQPGKVPFWHGDGLGRPAELGEALGAFAREVSTAKPDKAEARLKEAGLDPNATGNLLAYLAEQREATGTLPTDKSLTVERGRDEVGDWRLILHSPYGMPVHAPWALAVNARIRERLGVDGAAVASDDGVIARIPDATAEPPGAELFVFDPDELEHIVTDEVGGSALFASRFRECAARALLLPRTNPNRRSPLWQQRQRSAQLLEVARRYPTFPIILETLREVLQDVYDVPALLRIAKSIGDRRIRLVETEPAQPSPYARDLLFGYVGAFMYEGDSPLAERRAAALSVDPALLSELLGKVEMRELLDPAIIAQFEREVQRLEPERRARGVEGVADLLRMLGPMDAAEVAARLQPADAVAAADGPAPPAVRSLSEERSDETKRADRSTSAGDGSMDPVTGEWWDEDEELDPSTSSGTSESSETPGGGWSAEPHATEAEASAHLTALIDARRAIPVTIAGVTRVAAIEDAGRLRDALGAALPVGIPTAFLDPLADPLGDLVARHARTHGPFPAEAVAARLGLGVAVIRHTLQRLESQGRIASGFFLPDPSSGSGTGAGSGTGAGSGAGEAARGDDLEWCDTEVLRRLRMRSLAAIRGSVEPVSQEAYARFLPSWQHLTRPLEGIDGVAAVIEQLAGVPIPASAWESLVLPARVSDYTPSMLDELTATGEVIWSGHGSLPGRDGWIALHPADGAPLTLAPPSEEIAHGSLESQLLEALAGGGAYFVAQLKQATGAENEQSVIDALWSLTWAGRVTNDTFAPIRTLLTGGSQAHRVTRRAPRARMYRGAAVRTVAASVPPRPPAIGGRWSLLPPAEIDTALRATASASLLLDRYGVVTRGAVQSEGLPGGFAQAYRVLAGFEEAGHCRRGYVIEKLGAAQFAASATVDRLREFAGLPDPAPLRPVTLAATDPANPYGAALAWPALEGVSHRPGRKAGGIVVLVDGALTLYLERGGKSALAFTDDEQRLAAAARDLAATARARRLDTLTVEQVNGAFVYTAPTGAALREAGFVESPRGLTLRRLTAGDAARAAAHA
- a CDS encoding transposase is translated as MPQPAAQDDLDAIAVELYALPPSEFTAARNARASASDRPLGARVKKLPKPAVAAWAVSLLAREGQLGEALELASALREAQDDLDAAELSRLGAQRRALVGALSTQAVALAGERGVAVGAAARDDIEKTINAAVMDAAAAAAVMTGRLVRPLEATGFEHVDLADALGGSAPDGGAAPPPPTRDDLAERRARKEAEKAAREAERAESEAQRELARIETRLGKARERADLLHERLEELRADVARFEREAAEADDEAERMDGKREEAASVARAASKKAEAARAAVEELAR